A genomic window from Pseudocitrobacter corydidari includes:
- the btuF gene encoding vitamin B12 ABC transporter substrate-binding protein BtuF, with protein MVKSLLKGLLALALVAPAWLCAAPRVITLSPANTELAFAAGITPIGVSSYSDYPDAAKSIEQVASWQGINLERIVALKPDVVLAWREGNAERQVNQLSSLGIKVVWIDNHTVESIAATLRKIARWSPHPEKAEQAASQLLRDYAELKARYANQPKKRVFLQFGFNPIFTSNKAAIQNQVLEICGGENIFADSRVPWPQVSREQVLTRQPQAIVVAGGASQIPKIEQYWGSQLTIPVIPLNSDWFERASPRIILAAKQLCTALAQVN; from the coding sequence GTGGTTAAGTCGCTGCTTAAAGGGCTTCTCGCCCTCGCACTTGTTGCCCCGGCGTGGCTTTGCGCCGCGCCGCGGGTGATTACTCTCTCTCCTGCTAATACCGAACTGGCCTTTGCTGCCGGGATCACCCCAATTGGCGTCAGCAGCTATTCCGACTACCCGGACGCGGCGAAAAGTATTGAACAGGTCGCCTCGTGGCAGGGAATTAACCTCGAACGCATCGTGGCGCTAAAGCCCGACGTGGTGCTTGCCTGGCGAGAAGGTAACGCCGAGCGACAGGTTAACCAGTTGAGTTCATTGGGCATTAAAGTCGTATGGATAGACAACCATACGGTGGAAAGCATTGCCGCTACGCTGCGCAAAATCGCCCGGTGGAGCCCACACCCCGAAAAAGCCGAACAGGCCGCCAGCCAGCTGCTGCGCGACTACGCTGAACTGAAAGCCCGCTATGCAAATCAGCCCAAAAAACGGGTATTCCTGCAGTTCGGTTTCAATCCTATCTTTACCAGCAACAAAGCAGCCATTCAGAACCAGGTGCTGGAGATTTGCGGCGGTGAAAATATCTTCGCCGACAGCCGCGTTCCCTGGCCACAGGTGAGCCGCGAACAGGTACTCACCCGCCAGCCACAGGCGATTGTGGTGGCCGGTGGCGCGAGTCAAATTCCGAAAATCGAGCAGTATTGGGGCAGTCAGCTCACAATCCCGGTGATTCCTCTCAATAGCGACTGGTTTGAACGTGCAAGCCCACGTATTATCCTCGCCGCGAAACAACTCTGTACTGCCCTGGCGCAGGTTAATTGA
- a CDS encoding TRIC cation channel family protein — protein MLVYWLDILGTMVFAVSGVLLAGKLRMDPFGVLVLGVVTAVGGGTIRDMALDHGPVFWVKDPTDLVVAMVTCMLTIVLVRQPRRLPKWVLPVLDAVGLAVFVGIGVNKAFLAETGPLVAVCMGVITGVGGGIIRDVLAREVPMILRTEIYATACIIGGIVHATAFYTFNVPLESASMIGMVVTLVIRLAAIHWHLKLPTFALDEPGK, from the coding sequence ATGCTCGTCTACTGGCTGGATATTCTTGGCACAATGGTATTTGCCGTTTCCGGCGTTCTACTCGCCGGAAAGCTGCGTATGGACCCGTTTGGCGTACTGGTGCTGGGCGTGGTCACCGCCGTCGGCGGCGGAACAATCCGCGACATGGCGCTCGATCACGGCCCGGTCTTTTGGGTAAAAGATCCTACAGACCTGGTGGTGGCGATGGTCACCTGTATGCTCACTATCGTGCTGGTGCGTCAACCGCGCCGCCTGCCAAAGTGGGTATTACCGGTGCTGGATGCCGTCGGCCTCGCGGTGTTTGTCGGTATCGGTGTGAATAAAGCGTTTCTTGCCGAAACCGGGCCGCTGGTCGCCGTTTGCATGGGGGTGATTACGGGCGTCGGGGGCGGGATTATCCGGGATGTGCTGGCGCGCGAAGTGCCGATGATCCTGCGAACGGAAATATACGCCACCGCCTGTATCATCGGCGGCATCGTCCACGCCACGGCGTTTTATACCTTCAACGTTCCACTGGAGAGCGCCAGTATGATTGGTATGGTGGTGACGCTGGTGATTCGTCTGGCGGCGATTCACTGGCATCTGAAGCTGCCGACCTTTGCCCTGGACGAGCCGGGGAAGTGA
- a CDS encoding DUF3617 domain-containing protein: MKYVKLAAILAFTLAASHSAMALDIQPGEWVMESQGTAIHMCYTEKMAEDSKKIAKGFETTAEGCTTKFTESTDTLLVNETTCNKPDSKMHTVVETKKISDTEFHMSMKMDLDNGGQKMSTSSETVQKFVGKECSEASKGKAQK; the protein is encoded by the coding sequence ATGAAATACGTTAAATTAGCGGCTATTTTGGCATTTACTCTGGCGGCTTCACACAGCGCAATGGCTCTTGATATTCAGCCTGGTGAATGGGTCATGGAAAGTCAGGGGACGGCTATCCATATGTGCTATACGGAAAAAATGGCCGAAGATTCAAAAAAAATCGCCAAAGGTTTTGAGACCACCGCGGAAGGTTGCACCACCAAATTTACCGAAAGTACCGATACCTTACTGGTAAACGAAACCACCTGTAATAAGCCAGACAGCAAAATGCACACCGTGGTTGAGACGAAGAAAATCAGCGATACCGAGTTCCATATGTCCATGAAGATGGATCTCGATAACGGTGGCCAGAAGATGAGTACCAGCAGCGAAACCGTGCAGAAATTTGTCGGAAAAGAGTGCTCAGAAGCGTCGAAAGGGAAGGCGCAGAAGTAA